Proteins from a genomic interval of Candidatus Babela massiliensis:
- a CDS encoding ankyrin repeat domain-containing protein, whose amino-acid sequence MMMMILKHLMSSNPHYKITDPIYCDIANETVDNFTVKDFEYLVNYADKLAQDRNFKVIYPYDLYLSLSNILKSKAKPYAVSIIDNTTYSLVNYASVSIGLSNTESAGINCGPVNGSSSFTNSRSISKNFHSWTNHTTHQADFRELEDDKKFLKESSEGEISNKNTRLDYRTKKVPNYYLRFTFIKHCLQNRKHKIDKQQLIKLTNATDKLSLYTIKKVLELSDEVYSLRILNELENKDNGLTLEDIVQGAKKINIDLVLKDDISSALDLKVTKILSLINFMSSNLKFDNDLLENIIKNIENINLRDKKNTTVLNKVKFINWFGLDLVKLLLAHKADPTLVDSYGRNVLMNILMIKNLDENKILDIMDIFSDSDLDVIINCKDNKNTTALIYAFDSGYIKVANKLISLGANMYSMNNMGKFGLSCACEQGCKDIVESYIHKAEPNINYRDYSGNNIFLYAAKSGNVELVKFLLDNKFSINFKNYSNQTALHFAVLSGNIEVFKTLIDKKIDINTQDSSGQTALTYLINWYFSNKALSECKSKLQVLGFESNNDILQRFSKLHCGNYIDKADLKNMLNIVELLISKEAKVDLKDKDGNTPLILAVKFNCVELVKMLIKAKASIYVINNQRYAPRDIAIENKNTEIINLINSAMGSCILS is encoded by the coding sequence ATGATGATGATGATCCTTAAGCATTTAATGAGTAGCAATCCTCATTATAAAATTACCGATCCTATATATTGCGATATAGCAAATGAAACTGTTGATAATTTTACGGTTAAAGATTTTGAGTATTTAGTAAATTATGCTGATAAACTAGCACAAGATAGAAACTTTAAAGTAATTTACCCTTATGATTTATATCTCTCTTTAAGTAATATATTAAAAAGTAAAGCAAAGCCCTATGCGGTTTCTATAATTGATAATACAACATATTCTTTAGTTAATTATGCTTCTGTTAGTATAGGTTTATCAAACACTGAGAGTGCTGGGATCAACTGTGGACCAGTTAATGGTTCTAGCAGTTTTACCAATTCAAGATCTATAAGTAAAAATTTTCATAGCTGGACTAACCATACTACACATCAAGCGGATTTTAGAGAATTGGAAGACGATAAAAAATTCTTGAAAGAATCTTCTGAAGGAGAAATTAGTAATAAAAATACCAGATTAGATTATAGAACTAAAAAGGTCCCTAATTATTACTTAAGATTCACTTTCATTAAGCACTGCTTACAAAATAGAAAGCATAAGATAGATAAGCAACAATTAATAAAACTTACTAATGCTACAGATAAGCTAAGTTTATATACTATTAAGAAAGTATTAGAACTATCAGATGAAGTTTATTCTCTTAGAATATTAAATGAGCTAGAAAATAAAGACAACGGTCTAACTCTTGAAGATATAGTTCAAGGCGCTAAAAAAATAAACATTGATCTTGTTCTTAAAGATGATATTTCCTCTGCTCTTGATCTGAAAGTCACTAAAATTCTTTCTTTAATTAATTTTATGTCTTCAAATCTTAAATTTGACAATGACCTTTTAGAAAACATAATTAAAAATATAGAGAATATTAATCTCAGGGATAAGAAAAATACCACTGTATTAAATAAAGTTAAGTTTATAAATTGGTTTGGTTTAGATTTAGTTAAGTTACTGCTTGCTCACAAAGCAGATCCTACTTTAGTTGATTCTTATGGAAGAAACGTTTTGATGAATATTCTTATGATTAAAAATCTAGATGAAAATAAAATCTTAGATATTATGGATATTTTCAGTGACTCAGATTTAGATGTCATTATTAATTGTAAAGACAATAAAAATACTACTGCCTTAATTTATGCTTTTGATAGTGGCTATATAAAAGTTGCTAACAAACTAATAAGTTTAGGTGCTAATATGTATTCTATGAATAATATGGGCAAATTTGGTTTAAGTTGTGCTTGTGAGCAGGGTTGTAAAGACATAGTTGAGAGCTATATTCATAAAGCTGAACCCAATATTAATTATAGAGATTATTCAGGCAACAACATTTTTCTTTATGCTGCTAAATCAGGAAATGTCGAATTAGTTAAATTTCTTCTGGACAATAAATTTAGCATTAATTTTAAAAATTACTCAAACCAGACAGCACTTCATTTTGCAGTTCTTTCAGGAAATATTGAAGTGTTTAAAACATTGATTGATAAAAAAATTGATATTAATACTCAAGATAGCTCTGGTCAAACTGCTTTAACTTATCTAATTAATTGGTATTTTTCTAATAAAGCCTTAAGCGAATGTAAAAGCAAACTTCAAGTGTTGGGTTTTGAATCAAATAATGATATTTTGCAGAGATTTAGTAAACTACACTGCGGAAATTATATAGATAAAGCAGATTTAAAGAATATGTTAAATATAGTAGAGCTATTGATCTCAAAAGAAGCAAAAGTTGACCTTAAAGATAAGGATGGTAATACTCCATTAATTCTTGCAGTAAAATTTAATTGCGTTGAATTAGTAAAAATGCTTATTAAAGCTAAAGCTAGTATATATGTTATAAATAATCAACGTTATGCTCCAAGAGATATTGCTATAGAGAATAAAAATACCGAAATAATTAATTTAATAAATTCAGCTATGGGATCCTGTATACTTTCTTAA
- the pgsA gene encoding CDP-diacylglycerol--glycerol-3-phosphate 3-phosphatidyltransferase has product MLNFSILLTLLRLISSITILPFLLIWFLPTNSFNINLMLSIFFVLLGLTDFFDGFFARKYNQETLLGGLLDPIADKFLLFSTLITLLSVGKIYFYIPIIFISREFFIMGLRQVALTHGFEISVIQSAKFKTLMQFCYLTCVILNNYQSLFIYYLEYLFLFIALFLSMFSALEYFLIFIKRLGNVNEIL; this is encoded by the coding sequence TTGTTAAATTTTTCTATTCTACTTACTCTCTTACGTTTGATATCTTCAATAACTATTTTGCCTTTTTTGCTTATTTGGTTTTTACCAACTAATTCTTTTAATATAAATTTAATGTTATCGATTTTTTTTGTACTACTGGGTCTTACAGATTTTTTTGATGGATTTTTTGCAAGAAAGTATAATCAAGAAACTTTATTAGGTGGTCTATTAGATCCTATTGCTGATAAATTTTTATTGTTTTCTACACTTATAACACTTTTATCAGTGGGAAAAATATATTTTTATATTCCTATTATTTTTATTTCAAGAGAATTTTTTATTATGGGTTTAAGACAAGTAGCATTAACTCATGGTTTTGAGATATCTGTTATTCAGAGTGCAAAATTTAAAACTTTAATGCAATTTTGTTATCTAACTTGTGTCATATTAAATAATTATCAAAGTTTATTTATATATTATCTAGAGTATTTATTTTTATTTATTGCTTTATTCTTGTCTATGTTTTCGGCTCTAGAATACTTTTTGATATTTATTAAAAGATTAGGAAATGTTAATGAAATTTTGTAA
- a CDS encoding ATP-dependent DNA ligase — protein MKFCKLAEVFFQISKESSRLNITYKLKDLYQNLSPEESQIVTYLALGNLGPDYKSNYQFNFAQKNLEKIISQILNQDLSEFKKLEKKAGDLSLVITSADWPYQDANLDIIEVYNNLLELQSITGTGSQEEKAGVLSNLFKKLDSLSASFIIRIILSTMRLGFSDMTIIDSLSFYLAGDKSLRSEIESKYNICADLGLIAYQIKLHGQEGLKLINAQVSIPIRPAAAERASSCLEIIDRMGDCIAQPKLDGFRLQIHIDNSHLGNPQIWFYSRNLQNMTGMFPDLSQALIDKFCLHDLSNPLKIKNMIIEGEAIVYDELSESFLPFQETVKRKRKHGIDQAAQDLPLRLFIFDILYFNDKLVLEKSYQERREILLKIISDKIDLNSQERIFLIEEEYCKTAQELSDYFNKNITQGLEGLVVKRPNTDYKPGKRNFNWIKLKRHQEGNLQDTIDAVVLGYYKGRGKRAAFEIGAFLVGVYNKETDRFETTAKIGTGLKDNEWRELKEKCDKIKVNHKPFNVDCNQELEPDVWVNPEIVVIVLADEITQSPMHTASKSDSSPGLALRFPRFISYALDKNAQQATTSQELRRLYDLQFD, from the coding sequence ATGAAATTTTGTAAATTAGCTGAAGTTTTTTTTCAAATTAGTAAAGAAAGCTCTCGTTTAAATATTACCTATAAACTTAAAGATCTTTATCAGAATTTGTCTCCTGAAGAGTCTCAAATCGTTACTTATCTTGCGTTAGGAAACCTAGGTCCTGATTATAAATCTAATTATCAATTTAATTTTGCTCAAAAAAATTTAGAAAAAATTATCTCTCAAATACTGAATCAAGATTTGTCAGAATTTAAGAAATTAGAAAAAAAAGCTGGTGATTTATCCTTAGTAATTACTTCTGCCGACTGGCCTTATCAAGACGCTAATCTTGATATAATAGAAGTTTATAATAACTTGCTTGAGTTACAATCGATTACTGGAACAGGTTCTCAAGAAGAAAAAGCTGGTGTGTTAAGTAACTTATTTAAGAAATTAGATAGTTTGAGCGCTTCTTTTATTATTCGTATTATTTTATCTACTATGCGATTAGGATTTTCTGATATGACTATTATCGATAGTCTATCATTTTACCTTGCTGGAGATAAATCTTTAAGATCAGAAATTGAAAGTAAATATAACATTTGTGCTGATCTAGGGTTAATTGCTTATCAAATTAAATTGCATGGTCAAGAAGGCTTAAAATTAATAAATGCTCAGGTTTCAATTCCAATAAGACCGGCAGCAGCTGAACGGGCTTCTAGTTGCTTAGAAATTATTGACAGAATGGGTGACTGCATTGCTCAACCTAAATTAGATGGTTTTAGGCTACAAATACATATAGATAATAGTCATCTTGGAAATCCTCAGATTTGGTTTTATTCAAGAAATTTACAAAATATGACTGGAATGTTTCCAGATCTATCTCAAGCTTTAATCGATAAATTTTGTTTACACGATCTATCTAATCCACTTAAAATAAAAAACATGATTATAGAAGGTGAAGCTATAGTTTATGATGAATTATCTGAGTCATTTTTACCATTTCAGGAAACTGTAAAGCGTAAAAGAAAGCATGGCATTGATCAAGCAGCTCAAGACTTGCCTTTAAGATTATTTATTTTTGATATTTTATACTTTAATGATAAATTAGTTTTAGAAAAATCTTATCAAGAACGTAGAGAAATTTTATTGAAGATTATTTCTGATAAAATAGATTTAAATAGTCAAGAAAGAATATTTTTAATAGAAGAAGAGTACTGTAAAACTGCTCAAGAATTAAGCGATTACTTTAATAAAAATATAACTCAAGGACTTGAAGGGCTTGTTGTTAAGCGTCCAAATACCGATTATAAACCTGGTAAAAGAAATTTTAATTGGATAAAATTAAAGCGCCATCAAGAAGGTAATTTACAAGATACTATTGATGCAGTTGTATTAGGGTATTATAAGGGCCGAGGAAAAAGAGCTGCTTTTGAAATAGGAGCATTTTTAGTTGGAGTTTACAATAAAGAAACCGATAGATTTGAAACAACTGCTAAAATTGGTACCGGTTTAAAAGATAATGAATGGCGCGAATTAAAAGAGAAATGCGATAAAATCAAAGTAAATCATAAGCCATTTAATGTGGATTGTAATCAAGAATTAGAACCTGATGTTTGGGTAAACCCAGAAATAGTAGTGATAGTTTTAGCCGATGAAATTACACAATCTCCTATGCATACTGCTTCTAAGAGTGATAGTTCTCCTGGTCTTGCGCTTAGATTTCCTAGATTTATAAGTTATGCTTTAGATAAAAATGCTCAGCAAGCAACTACTTCTCAAGAATTAAGAAGATTATACGATTTACAGTTTGATTGA